A genomic stretch from Thauera sp. GDN1 includes:
- the ftsW gene encoding putative lipid II flippase FtsW — protein sequence MKFASALSGLLHRAERKADPARAAERLARQSAPARELDLVLIWSAVGLLLLGLVMVYSASIAIAEGSRFTGYQSHYFLMRHAVFLAVGIGLGLASFQLSMARWQQLAPVLFVAGVVLLVVVLIPGVGREVNGAQRWLSLGPINLQPSELMKIFAALYAADYTVRKLDVMGSFVKGFVPMMAVILLVGFLLLREPDFGAFVVITTIAFGVLFLGGVNVRVFILLAVVALIGFVLLIWTSPYRRDRIFGFMDPWQDAFGKGYQLSHSLIAFGRGEWFGVGLGGSVEKLFYLPEAHTDFLLAVIAEELGFVGVIAVVVLFALVVHRAFIIGREAIKLERYFSGLVAQGIGLWFGVQSFINMGVNMGLLPTKGLTLPLMSFGGSGIVANCIALGILLRVDWESRQLMRGGRA from the coding sequence ATGAAGTTCGCCAGCGCCCTGTCCGGACTGCTCCATCGCGCCGAGCGCAAGGCCGATCCGGCCCGCGCTGCGGAGCGCCTCGCGCGCCAGTCGGCGCCCGCGCGCGAACTCGATCTGGTGCTGATCTGGTCGGCGGTCGGGCTGCTGCTGCTCGGTCTGGTCATGGTCTATTCGGCCTCGATCGCGATCGCCGAAGGCAGCCGCTTCACCGGCTACCAGTCGCATTATTTCCTGATGCGGCACGCGGTGTTCCTGGCGGTGGGCATCGGCCTCGGCCTGGCCAGCTTCCAGCTCTCGATGGCGCGCTGGCAGCAACTGGCGCCGGTGCTGTTCGTCGCCGGCGTGGTGCTGCTGGTGGTGGTGCTGATCCCGGGCGTCGGGCGCGAGGTCAATGGCGCGCAGCGCTGGCTCTCGCTGGGGCCGATCAACCTCCAGCCCTCCGAGTTGATGAAGATCTTCGCCGCCCTGTACGCCGCCGACTACACCGTGCGCAAGCTCGACGTCATGGGCAGCTTCGTGAAGGGCTTCGTGCCGATGATGGCGGTGATCCTGCTGGTCGGCTTCCTGCTGCTGCGCGAGCCGGACTTCGGCGCCTTCGTCGTCATCACCACGATCGCGTTCGGCGTGCTCTTCCTCGGCGGCGTGAACGTGCGCGTGTTCATCCTGCTTGCGGTCGTCGCGCTGATCGGCTTCGTGCTGCTGATCTGGACCTCGCCCTACCGTCGCGACCGCATCTTCGGCTTCATGGACCCGTGGCAGGACGCCTTCGGCAAGGGCTACCAGCTTTCGCACTCGCTGATCGCCTTCGGTCGCGGCGAATGGTTCGGCGTGGGCCTGGGTGGCAGCGTGGAAAAACTCTTCTACCTGCCCGAGGCGCACACCGACTTCCTGCTCGCGGTGATCGCCGAGGAGCTCGGCTTCGTCGGCGTGATCGCGGTGGTGGTGCTGTTCGCGCTCGTCGTCCATCGCGCCTTCATCATCGGCCGCGAGGCGATCAAGCTCGAGCGCTACTTCTCCGGCCTCGTCGCCCAGGGCATCGGCCTGTGGTTCGGCGTGCAGTCCTTCATCAACATGGGCGTCAACATGGGCCTGCTGCCGACCAAGGGCCTGACCCTGCCGCTGATGAGCTTCGGCGGCTCCGGCATCGTCGCCAACTGCATCGCGCTCGGCATCCTGCTCCGTGTGGACTGGGAAAGCCGTCAGCTCATGCGCGGGGGCCGCGCATGA
- the murG gene encoding undecaprenyldiphospho-muramoylpentapeptide beta-N-acetylglucosaminyltransferase codes for MKTLMVMAGGTGGHIFPGIAVAEELRAQGWRIVWMGNPDGMEARIVPQRGYETAWVRFGALRGKGLVRKLLLPVNLLSGFWQALRALRRIRPDVVLGMGGYITFPGGMMAALLGRPLVLHEQNSVAGLANRVLARVADRVLSGFPEVLEKAEWLGNPVRADITAVLPPAERYPGRSGPLRVLVVGGSLGAAVLNETVPQALARLAPEARPIVVHQAGERQIEGLRAAYARVQVEGELRPFIDDMAAAYADADLVICRAGALTVAELAAAGVASLLVPFPYAVDDHQTGNARFLADRGAAYLLPQTELSPDRLAGILSSLDRGRLLNMAEHARALAKPLAAVAVAHVCAELAGGDAK; via the coding sequence ATGAAGACGCTGATGGTCATGGCCGGCGGCACCGGCGGACACATCTTCCCCGGCATCGCGGTCGCCGAGGAACTGCGCGCGCAGGGCTGGCGCATCGTGTGGATGGGCAATCCGGACGGCATGGAGGCGCGCATCGTGCCGCAGCGCGGCTACGAGACCGCGTGGGTGCGCTTCGGTGCGCTGCGCGGCAAGGGTCTGGTGCGCAAGCTGCTGCTGCCGGTGAATCTGCTCTCCGGCTTCTGGCAGGCCTTGCGCGCGCTGCGCCGGATCAGGCCCGACGTGGTGCTCGGCATGGGCGGCTACATCACCTTCCCCGGCGGCATGATGGCGGCGCTGCTCGGGCGGCCGCTGGTGCTGCACGAGCAGAACTCGGTCGCCGGGCTGGCCAACCGCGTGCTCGCGCGGGTCGCCGACCGCGTGCTCAGCGGCTTCCCCGAGGTGCTGGAGAAGGCCGAATGGCTGGGCAATCCGGTCCGTGCCGACATCACCGCCGTGCTGCCGCCCGCCGAGCGTTACCCGGGCCGCAGCGGCCCGCTGCGGGTGCTGGTCGTCGGCGGCAGCCTGGGCGCCGCGGTGCTCAACGAGACCGTGCCGCAGGCGCTCGCCCGCCTCGCACCGGAGGCGCGCCCGATCGTGGTGCACCAGGCCGGCGAACGCCAGATCGAGGGCTTGCGTGCCGCCTACGCGCGCGTGCAGGTCGAGGGCGAACTGCGGCCCTTCATCGACGACATGGCCGCCGCCTACGCGGATGCGGACCTGGTGATCTGCCGCGCCGGCGCGCTGACGGTGGCCGAGCTGGCGGCGGCGGGCGTGGCCAGCCTGCTGGTGCCTTTCCCGTATGCGGTGGATGACCACCAGACCGGCAATGCCCGCTTCCTCGCCGATCGCGGCGCGGCCTACCTGCTGCCGCAAACCGAACTCTCGCCCGACCGTCTGGCGGGCATCCTTTCCAGCCTGGATCGCGGCCGACTGCTGAACATGGCCGAGCACGCGCGCGCGCTCGCCAAGCCGCTCGCTGCGGTCGCGGTGGCGCACGTGTGCGCCGAACTGGCCGGCGGAGACGCGAAATGA
- the murC gene encoding UDP-N-acetylmuramate--L-alanine ligase has product MKHKVRNIHFVGIGGSGMSGIAEVLVNQGYRVSGSDLGENAATRRLQKMGAKVVRGHAAENAADADVVVVSTAVKADNPEVVAARERHVPVVPRAQMLAELMRFKHGIAIAGTHGKTTTTSLVASILAEGGIDPTFVIGGRLNAAGANARLGTGDYLVAEADESDASFLLLNPVISVVTNIDADHMDTYGHDFGRVKLAFVDFLQRLPFYGVAVLCEDDPNVREIMPQVSKQIVRYGLSATANIRAENVRADGGRMLFDCVRVNGTTSRLSIELNLPGVHNVLNALAAIAVATEVQVPDAAIVKALAEFNGVGRRFQRYGEVALLDQDGDEAGSFTLIDDYGHHPVEMAATIAAARGAFPGRRLVLAFQPHRYTRTRDCFEDFVKVLSTVDGLLLAEVYAAGESPIVAADGRSLARAIRVAGTVEPVFVEDIADMPRMILSAARDGDVVITMGAGSIGAVPGKLARIEEAV; this is encoded by the coding sequence ATGAAACACAAGGTCCGCAACATCCACTTCGTCGGCATCGGCGGCTCGGGCATGAGCGGCATCGCCGAGGTGCTGGTCAACCAGGGCTACCGCGTCAGCGGCTCGGACCTCGGCGAGAACGCCGCCACCCGCCGCCTGCAGAAGATGGGCGCGAAGGTGGTGCGCGGCCACGCCGCCGAGAACGCTGCGGACGCGGATGTGGTGGTCGTGTCCACCGCGGTGAAGGCGGACAATCCGGAGGTGGTCGCCGCACGCGAGCGCCACGTGCCGGTGGTGCCGCGGGCGCAGATGCTCGCCGAGCTGATGCGCTTCAAGCACGGCATCGCGATCGCCGGCACCCACGGCAAGACCACCACCACCTCGCTGGTGGCGAGCATCCTCGCCGAGGGCGGCATCGACCCCACCTTCGTCATCGGCGGCCGGCTCAATGCCGCGGGCGCCAATGCACGCCTGGGCACGGGCGACTACCTGGTGGCCGAGGCGGACGAGTCCGATGCCTCCTTCCTGCTGCTCAATCCGGTGATCTCGGTGGTGACCAACATCGACGCCGACCACATGGACACCTACGGCCACGACTTCGGTCGCGTCAAGCTGGCCTTCGTCGATTTCCTCCAGCGCCTGCCGTTCTACGGCGTCGCGGTGCTGTGCGAGGACGACCCCAACGTGCGCGAGATCATGCCGCAGGTGTCGAAGCAGATCGTGCGCTACGGCCTGTCCGCGACCGCCAACATCCGCGCCGAGAACGTGCGCGCCGATGGCGGGCGCATGCTGTTCGACTGCGTGCGGGTGAACGGCACGACCAGCCGGCTGTCGATCGAACTCAACCTGCCCGGCGTGCACAACGTGCTCAACGCGCTCGCCGCGATCGCAGTGGCGACCGAGGTGCAGGTGCCGGATGCGGCGATCGTCAAGGCGCTCGCCGAGTTCAACGGCGTCGGCCGCCGCTTCCAGCGCTACGGCGAGGTCGCGCTGCTCGACCAGGACGGCGACGAGGCCGGCAGCTTCACGCTGATCGACGACTACGGCCACCACCCGGTGGAGATGGCGGCGACCATCGCCGCGGCGCGCGGCGCCTTTCCCGGCCGTCGCTTGGTGCTGGCCTTCCAGCCGCATCGCTACACCCGCACCCGCGACTGCTTCGAGGACTTCGTCAAGGTGCTGTCGACGGTCGATGGTCTGCTGCTCGCCGAGGTCTATGCCGCGGGCGAGTCGCCGATCGTGGCCGCGGACGGGCGTTCGCTGGCGCGTGCGATCCGCGTCGCAGGCACGGTGGAGCCGGTGTTCGTCGAGGACATCGCGGACATGCCGAGGATGATTCTTTCTGCCGCGCGCGATGGCGACGTGGTGATCACCATGGGTGCGGGTAGCATCGGCGCGGTGCCGGGCAAGCTCGCCAGGATCGAGGAAGCAGTGTGA
- a CDS encoding D-alanine--D-alanine ligase encodes MKAKYGKVAVLFGGGSAEREVSLMSGSAVLAALQAAGVDAHAFDPAERDLHVLKEEGFDRAFIALHGRGGEDGTVQGALELMGIPYTGSGVMASALSMDKWRTKMVWLAAGLPTPRYAILQHDTDWDAVAAELGLPIFVKPVHEGSSMGATKVAAADQLQAAWELAARYDSLVIAEEFISGDELTAPFLEDRALPLVRIVAPEGNYDYQHKYFTDDTRYDCPCGLPAEQEAVLQALVMKSARVLGCRGWGRADLILTADGRPYLLEMNTSPGMTGHSLVPMSARMAGLDFTALCLRILDGARLG; translated from the coding sequence GTGAAGGCGAAGTACGGAAAGGTAGCGGTGCTGTTCGGCGGCGGGTCCGCCGAGCGCGAGGTGTCCCTGATGTCGGGCAGTGCGGTGCTCGCCGCGCTGCAGGCCGCGGGGGTTGATGCGCACGCCTTCGACCCGGCCGAACGCGACCTCCACGTCCTCAAGGAGGAAGGCTTCGACCGCGCCTTCATCGCGCTCCACGGCCGCGGCGGCGAGGACGGCACCGTGCAGGGCGCGCTCGAGTTGATGGGGATCCCCTACACCGGCAGCGGGGTGATGGCCTCCGCGCTGTCGATGGACAAGTGGCGCACCAAGATGGTGTGGCTGGCCGCCGGCCTGCCCACCCCGCGCTACGCGATCCTGCAGCACGACACCGACTGGGACGCGGTGGCCGCCGAGCTCGGCCTGCCGATCTTCGTCAAGCCGGTGCATGAAGGCTCCAGCATGGGTGCGACCAAGGTCGCCGCGGCCGACCAGCTGCAGGCGGCCTGGGAACTGGCGGCACGCTACGACAGCCTGGTGATCGCCGAGGAGTTCATCTCCGGCGACGAACTGACTGCGCCCTTCCTGGAGGACCGTGCGCTGCCGCTGGTGCGCATCGTCGCGCCGGAAGGCAACTACGACTACCAGCACAAGTACTTCACCGATGACACCCGCTACGACTGCCCCTGCGGCCTGCCCGCCGAGCAGGAGGCCGTGCTGCAGGCCCTGGTGATGAAGTCGGCGCGGGTGCTGGGCTGCCGTGGCTGGGGCCGCGCCGACCTGATCCTGACCGCCGACGGCCGTCCCTACCTGCTCGAGATGAACACCTCGCCGGGCATGACCGGCCACTCGCTGGTGCCGATGTCGGCGCGCATGGCCGGGCTGGACTTCACCGCACTGTGCCTGCGCATCCTCGACGGAGCCCGCCTTGGCTGA
- a CDS encoding cell division protein FtsQ/DivIB — MAEVTARPASIRSARPAAAGGRARAGEEKGLWHRPALLNLLSDLLTLAAAVALGWALVVWFVSRPLFPLRELVVVTDPAQVTEEQLEYAARLAVQGNFFTVDLEAVKETFEKLPWVRKAEVRRRWPDALELRIEEHDAVAYWTVSESGEARLVNRQGEVFVAASNADLPQFDGPQGSSSWLLARYGEFSSMLQPLGVRLVGVALSAREAWQLQLDNGMTIVLGREQDKSTLVDRLQRFIAVWPRVQDEIDIEIRVADLRYPGGFALTPTDASVLQQPVTPAGRKGKQ, encoded by the coding sequence TTGGCTGAAGTGACCGCGCGTCCCGCCTCGATCCGTTCCGCCCGCCCGGCGGCCGCGGGCGGGCGGGCGCGTGCCGGCGAGGAGAAGGGCCTGTGGCACCGCCCGGCGCTGCTCAACCTGCTCTCCGATCTGCTCACCCTGGCTGCCGCGGTGGCGCTGGGCTGGGCGCTGGTGGTGTGGTTCGTGTCGCGCCCGCTGTTTCCGCTGCGCGAGCTGGTGGTCGTCACCGACCCGGCGCAGGTGACCGAGGAGCAGCTCGAATATGCCGCGCGCCTCGCGGTGCAGGGCAACTTCTTCACCGTCGATCTGGAAGCGGTGAAGGAGACGTTCGAGAAGCTGCCCTGGGTGCGCAAGGCCGAGGTGCGCCGGCGCTGGCCGGATGCGCTCGAGCTGCGCATCGAGGAGCACGACGCGGTGGCCTACTGGACGGTTTCGGAGAGCGGCGAGGCGCGCCTGGTCAATCGCCAGGGCGAGGTCTTCGTCGCCGCCTCGAACGCCGACCTGCCGCAGTTCGACGGCCCGCAGGGCTCCTCGAGCTGGCTGCTGGCGCGCTACGGCGAGTTCTCGTCGATGCTGCAGCCGCTGGGCGTGCGCCTGGTCGGCGTGGCGCTGTCGGCGCGCGAGGCCTGGCAGCTTCAGCTCGACAATGGCATGACGATCGTGCTCGGTCGTGAGCAGGACAAATCCACGCTCGTGGACCGGCTGCAGCGCTTCATCGCGGTGTGGCCGCGCGTGCAGGACGAAATCGATATCGAAATCAGGGTTGCGGATCTGCGCTATCCGGGCGGGTTCGCGCTGACCCCGACCGATGCCTCGGTGCTGCAGCAGCCCGTGACCCCCGCAGGCAGGAAAGGCAAGCAATGA
- the ftsA gene encoding cell division protein FtsA, translating to MSKQYNELVVGLDIGTAKVTCMVAEVKPDGRLNVVGLGTQPTSGLKRGVVVNIEATVDAISRVVQEVEVMADCKIHEVYTGIAGSHIKSFNSSGTVAIKEKEVSPLDVERVIEVARAMPIPAEQQILHILTQEFIIDGQGGVREPIGMSGVRLEVKVHIVTGAVSAAQNVIKCVRRCGLEVMDLSLQPLASSHAVLTEDEKELGVCMVDIGGGTTDIAVFTQGAIRHTAVIPVAGDQITNDIAMALRTPTAEAEEIKIRHGVAMHQMADPEEMIEVPGVGDRPPRKLSRQALADVIEPRVSELFELVQAELRRSGYEELLSSGIVLTGGSSVMRGMAELAEDVFHMPARVGAPQYDGALADVVCQPRYATAMGLVMEGAAQRRRGLQARETRTVKQVFGRMKAWFERNF from the coding sequence ATGAGCAAGCAATACAACGAACTGGTCGTCGGCCTCGACATCGGCACCGCCAAGGTCACCTGCATGGTGGCCGAGGTCAAACCGGACGGGCGTCTGAACGTCGTCGGCCTCGGCACCCAGCCGACCAGCGGCCTCAAGCGCGGCGTCGTGGTCAACATCGAGGCCACGGTGGACGCGATCTCGCGCGTGGTGCAGGAGGTCGAGGTCATGGCCGACTGCAAGATCCACGAGGTCTACACCGGCATCGCCGGCAGCCACATCAAGAGCTTCAACTCCAGCGGCACGGTCGCGATCAAGGAGAAAGAGGTCTCGCCGCTCGACGTCGAGCGCGTGATCGAGGTCGCACGGGCGATGCCGATCCCGGCCGAGCAGCAGATCCTGCACATCCTCACCCAGGAATTCATCATCGATGGCCAGGGCGGGGTGCGCGAGCCGATCGGCATGAGCGGCGTGCGCCTGGAGGTGAAGGTGCACATCGTCACCGGCGCGGTGTCGGCGGCGCAGAACGTGATCAAGTGCGTGCGCCGCTGCGGGCTCGAGGTCATGGACCTGAGCCTGCAGCCGCTCGCCTCCAGCCACGCGGTGCTGACCGAGGACGAGAAGGAGCTGGGCGTGTGCATGGTGGACATCGGTGGCGGCACGACCGACATCGCGGTGTTCACCCAGGGCGCGATCCGCCACACCGCGGTGATCCCGGTCGCCGGCGACCAGATCACCAACGACATCGCGATGGCGCTGCGCACGCCGACCGCCGAGGCCGAGGAGATCAAGATCCGCCACGGCGTCGCCATGCACCAGATGGCCGATCCGGAAGAGATGATCGAGGTCCCCGGCGTCGGCGACCGCCCGCCGCGCAAGCTGTCGCGCCAGGCGCTGGCCGACGTCATCGAGCCGCGTGTGTCCGAGCTGTTCGAGCTGGTGCAGGCCGAACTGCGCCGCAGCGGCTACGAGGAACTGCTGTCCTCCGGCATCGTGCTCACCGGTGGTTCGTCGGTGATGCGCGGCATGGCCGAGCTGGCCGAGGATGTGTTCCACATGCCGGCACGGGTCGGTGCCCCGCAGTATGACGGCGCGCTGGCCGACGTGGTCTGCCAGCCGCGTTACGCGACCGCGATGGGTCTGGTGATGGAAGGTGCCGCGCAGCGGCGCAGGGGGCTTCAGGCGCGCGAGACGCGCACCGTGAAGCAGGTTTTCGGGCGCATGAAGGCGTGGTTCGAACGTAATTTCTGA
- the ftsZ gene encoding cell division protein FtsZ, translating into MFEIVEKEPTGTVIKVVGVGGAGGNAVDHMIREGVKGVHFITANTDAQALKRSLAPTKVQLGNTGLGAGSKPEAGRAAAQESREDIAAALEGAHMVFITGGMGGGTGTGAAPVVAEIAKEMGLLTVAVVTKPFDFENRIRVAESGIEELTRHVDSLIVVLNDKLLEVFGDDAGFEECFRSADNVLRSAVGGIAEIINVPGLVNVDFQDVRTAMAEMGRAMMGSAEAAGLDRARIAAEQAAVSPLLEGTELSGARCVLINITASKSLKMSEVRDAVKTVQAFAAPEAFVKYGTVFEDTMEDRIRITVVATGLGAPRAARQPVMQVVQGTGTYGPAIGGSIDMNSLDVPAVMRSGRRSTVEAMSTSGVGTYDIPAFLRRQAD; encoded by the coding sequence ATGTTTGAAATCGTTGAGAAGGAACCGACCGGAACGGTCATCAAGGTGGTCGGTGTCGGCGGTGCGGGTGGCAACGCGGTCGATCACATGATCCGCGAGGGCGTGAAGGGCGTGCATTTCATCACCGCCAACACCGACGCCCAGGCGCTCAAGCGCAGCCTGGCGCCGACCAAGGTGCAGCTGGGCAACACCGGTCTGGGAGCCGGCTCCAAGCCCGAAGCCGGTCGCGCCGCCGCGCAGGAGTCGCGCGAGGACATCGCCGCTGCGCTCGAGGGCGCGCACATGGTGTTCATCACCGGCGGCATGGGTGGTGGCACCGGTACCGGCGCTGCGCCGGTGGTGGCCGAGATCGCCAAGGAGATGGGCCTGCTGACCGTCGCCGTGGTCACCAAGCCCTTCGACTTCGAGAACCGCATCCGCGTCGCCGAGAGCGGGATCGAGGAACTCACCCGTCACGTCGACTCGCTGATCGTCGTGCTCAACGACAAGCTGCTCGAGGTCTTCGGCGACGATGCCGGCTTCGAGGAGTGCTTCCGCTCCGCCGACAACGTGCTGCGCTCGGCCGTTGGCGGCATCGCCGAGATCATCAACGTCCCCGGCCTGGTCAACGTCGACTTCCAGGACGTGCGCACCGCGATGGCCGAGATGGGCCGCGCGATGATGGGTTCGGCCGAAGCCGCCGGCCTCGACCGCGCGCGCATCGCCGCCGAGCAGGCCGCGGTGTCGCCGCTGCTCGAGGGTACCGAGCTGTCGGGCGCGCGCTGCGTGCTGATCAACATCACCGCCAGCAAGTCGCTGAAGATGTCGGAAGTGCGCGACGCGGTGAAGACGGTGCAGGCCTTCGCCGCTCCGGAAGCCTTCGTCAAGTACGGCACCGTGTTCGAGGACACCATGGAAGACCGCATCCGCATCACCGTGGTCGCCACCGGCCTCGGCGCGCCGCGCGCTGCACGCCAGCCGGTCATGCAGGTGGTGCAGGGTACCGGCACCTACGGTCCGGCGATCGGTGGCAGCATCGACATGAACAGCCTCGACGTGCCGGCGGTGATGCGCAGCGGTCGTCGCTCGACGGTCGAGGCGATGAGCACCAGCGGCGTCGGCACCTACGACATTCCGGCCTTCCTGCGTCGCCAGGCCGACTGA
- the lpxC gene encoding UDP-3-O-acyl-N-acetylglucosamine deacetylase: protein MIRQRTLKSIVKATGVGLHGGRKVTLTLRPAAPDTGIVFHRVDLDPPLTLPADPYAVCDTRMCSGLEKGGEKVGTVEHLMSALAGLGIDNLHVDVDAQEIPILDGSSAPFVFLLQSAGIEEQKAAKKFLRVKKAVEYVEGDKWVRLEPYDGFKLSFSIVFNHPAIDSTSTQVTIDFAEQSYVRDVARARTFGFMQDVEFMRANGLALGGSLENAIVMDEYRVLNAEGLRYADEFVKHKVLDAIGDLCLCGHPLLAAYSAHKAGHALNNQILRVLLEDKEAWEIVTFDQDTSTPAAVSHQFAPLGQAFA from the coding sequence ATGATCAGGCAGCGCACCCTCAAATCCATCGTCAAGGCCACCGGTGTCGGTCTGCACGGCGGCCGCAAGGTGACCCTGACCCTGCGTCCGGCGGCGCCCGACACCGGCATCGTCTTCCATCGTGTCGATCTCGATCCGCCGCTGACCCTGCCCGCCGACCCCTATGCCGTGTGCGACACGCGCATGTGTTCCGGGCTGGAGAAGGGCGGCGAGAAGGTCGGTACCGTCGAGCACCTGATGTCGGCGCTCGCCGGCCTGGGCATCGACAACCTGCATGTCGACGTCGATGCGCAGGAGATCCCCATCCTCGATGGGAGTTCGGCGCCCTTCGTGTTCCTGCTCCAGTCCGCCGGCATCGAGGAGCAGAAGGCCGCGAAGAAATTCCTGCGCGTGAAGAAGGCGGTCGAGTACGTCGAAGGCGACAAGTGGGTCAGGCTCGAGCCCTACGACGGCTTCAAGCTGTCGTTCTCGATCGTGTTCAATCATCCCGCGATCGACTCCACCTCCACCCAGGTCACGATCGATTTCGCCGAGCAGTCCTACGTGCGCGACGTGGCGCGCGCGCGCACCTTCGGCTTCATGCAGGACGTCGAGTTCATGCGCGCCAATGGCCTCGCGCTCGGCGGCAGCCTGGAGAACGCGATCGTGATGGACGAGTACCGCGTGCTCAACGCCGAGGGCTTGCGCTACGCCGACGAGTTCGTCAAGCACAAGGTGCTGGACGCGATCGGCGACCTCTGCCTGTGCGGCCACCCGCTGCTGGCGGCGTATTCGGCGCACAAGGCGGGGCATGCGCTCAACAACCAGATCCTGCGCGTGCTGCTGGAGGACAAGGAGGCCTGGGAGATCGTCACCTTCGACCAGGATACTTCGACGCCGGCGGCGGTGTCGCACCAGTTCGCGCCCCTCGGCCAGGCCTTCGCCTGA
- a CDS encoding DUF721 domain-containing protein: MTRLLHRFLGSGDALARLQDHAARLRRVQGALDACLPPQLQGQCLVANLKDGTLVVSARGGAAAVRLRQLLPSILERLQHGGHAVQAIKVKVGTPEEVEWRRPPTERHISPTAKASLETFAHSLPADSPLRASLERLVRRGKD; encoded by the coding sequence ATGACCCGGCTGCTCCACCGCTTCCTCGGCAGCGGCGATGCCCTCGCCCGCCTGCAGGACCATGCCGCCCGCCTGCGCCGCGTGCAGGGGGCGCTCGACGCCTGCCTGCCGCCGCAGCTTCAGGGTCAGTGCCTGGTCGCCAACCTCAAGGACGGCACCCTGGTGGTGAGTGCCCGCGGCGGGGCCGCCGCGGTGCGCCTGCGCCAGCTCCTGCCCAGCATCCTGGAGCGCCTGCAGCATGGCGGGCACGCCGTGCAGGCGATCAAGGTCAAGGTCGGTACGCCGGAAGAGGTCGAGTGGCGCCGCCCGCCCACCGAGCGCCACATTTCGCCCACTGCCAAGGCGAGCCTGGAGACCTTCGCGCACAGCCTGCCGGCGGATTCGCCGCTGCGGGCTTCGCTGGAGCGCCTGGTCAGGCGCGGAAAGGATTGA